A window from Streptomyces sp. NBC_00271 encodes these proteins:
- a CDS encoding zinc-binding dehydrogenase has translation MRAIAYDQHGEAGQVLRLSEQLAPAAPAAGQVQVRVLSRPIHPGDLAGVEGLPGGPRQRFATPRIPGVEGMGVIETVGEGVQDLRPGQRVAFFPVPAAWSELVTAPTDLVVPVPESLSDETAALMLVNPLTLLTLLRAVEDAQHSQAGPVVQTAAGSSVGKLVSAAALKHGIPLVNLVRSATGAQTLRQRFPGLPAISTADADWRTQVQDATGGRGAQVILDAVGGSLTGELAGLLTDGGTLITYGQLGSGSTPLESLALTPRALTLRGTSIGQWMTRTPEERAEDIAFAARLAATAPELFEVAASYDLADFAKAIDHVRRPGKSGTVLLTSPAS, from the coding sequence ATGCGCGCCATCGCCTACGACCAGCACGGAGAAGCCGGGCAGGTACTACGCCTGAGCGAGCAGCTGGCCCCTGCTGCGCCCGCGGCCGGGCAGGTGCAGGTGCGGGTGCTGTCCCGGCCGATCCACCCCGGCGACCTGGCGGGAGTAGAGGGCCTTCCGGGTGGGCCGCGGCAGCGGTTCGCTACGCCACGGATTCCCGGCGTGGAGGGAATGGGCGTCATCGAGACCGTCGGCGAGGGCGTGCAGGATCTGCGGCCCGGTCAGCGGGTGGCGTTCTTCCCGGTGCCGGCCGCGTGGAGCGAACTCGTCACGGCGCCGACCGATCTGGTGGTGCCGGTGCCCGAGTCCCTCAGCGACGAGACCGCGGCCTTGATGCTGGTCAACCCGCTCACCCTGCTCACCTTGCTGCGGGCGGTCGAGGACGCCCAGCACAGCCAGGCCGGTCCGGTGGTGCAGACGGCCGCCGGTTCGTCGGTGGGAAAACTGGTCAGCGCCGCAGCACTCAAGCACGGCATCCCGCTGGTCAACCTGGTACGCAGCGCCACGGGGGCGCAGACCTTGCGCCAGCGCTTCCCCGGACTGCCGGCCATCTCGACGGCCGACGCGGACTGGCGCACTCAGGTCCAGGACGCGACCGGCGGCCGGGGTGCCCAGGTCATACTGGACGCGGTGGGCGGATCCCTGACCGGTGAACTGGCCGGGCTGCTCACCGACGGCGGCACGCTGATCACCTACGGACAGCTCGGTTCCGGCAGCACGCCGCTGGAGTCGCTCGCGCTGACCCCGCGGGCCCTGACCCTGCGGGGCACGTCCATCGGCCAGTGGATGACCCGCACGCCTGAGGAACGGGCCGAGGACATCGCCTTCGCCGCCCGTCTGGCCGCGACAGCCCCGGAACTCTTCGAGGTCGCCGCCAGCTACGACCTCGCCGACTTCGCGAAGGCCATCGACCATGTCCGCCGCCCCGGCAAGAGCGGAACCGTCCTGCTCACCAGCCCCGCATCCTGA